The stretch of DNA TCTTCTCGGCCTTCAGCTTCATACTCACGACGTCGCTGCCCGCGTTCGCTTCGCTCATCGCCAGTGCGCCGACATGCTCGCCCGAAATCAGCCCCGGGAGATACTTCTCCTTCTGAGCGTCCGACCCCCATTTGGCGATCTGGTTGATGCACAGGTTCGTATGCGCGCCGTAGGACAGCCCCACGCTGGCCGACGCCCGCGCAATCTCTTCCTGCGCGACCACATGTTCAAGATAGCCGAGGCCGAGCCCGCCATCGGCCTCCGGCACGGTGATGCCGTGCAGGCCCAGCTCGCCCATCTGCGGCCACAGTTCGATGGGGAAACGGTCCTCGCGGTCGATCTCCTCGGCCAGCGGCGCGATCTTCTCGCGCGCGAAGCGTTCGGTGGTCTCGCGGATCTGGTCGGCCATGTCGCCGAGCATGAAATCGAGGGCGGGCTCGTTGGTCATTCGTGTCTCCTGTTCGGCTGCGCGCGTAGCAGGAGAGACGAATTGCTTACAAGGCGGGCTTTCGCGGCGGGTTCAGCTCGCCCTGATGGCAGGTGGCGCAATTCACCCGGTTGCGGTCCATGTCGGTCCAGCTCGCGAACGGTTCGCCTGGCAGCTTCTCGCTCGAATTGATCATGTGCGTCAGTTCGAGCATCATTCGCGCCTGCTGCTTCGCGGGCTTTGCGTCGCTCGCGAAATCGTAGGTGGAAAGCGGCGCACCTTCTTCTCCGACGTGGCAGTACGAACACTGCACGCCCAGCGACTGCGAGAAATGCTGCATCAGCGCCATGACCTCGTCGGGTGGCGTGGCGGGATCGAGTACCTTGGCGTTCGCCATCGTCTCGGCATGTTCGGGGTGCGCGTGGGCGGCTGCAACGAACAGACAGGCCGACAGCGCCAAAAGCGTGGGCGCGGCGCGCGTCACCTCGTTCAGCTACCGAAGGGCGACGGGGCGGTCCCGATGCGGCAGTTGGTGCTGAACCAGCTGCGGCGACAGGTTTCGCCTTTCTTCTCGCGACGTTCGGCTTTCGGCTGCGGCTTCTTTTCGCGAGCGCGCTCTTCGGTCTCTTCCTCTTCCTCGCGGGGCCCGGCAGCGCGCATCGACTGGTCGGTGGTCCCACCTGCAAGGCTCGAGACGAGAACCGGCGGTAGCGCCGGTGCCGCGTTCGCCATCGTCAGTGCAAACCATCCGATCGTCATGTGACTATCCTTCTCTCGGCCCTCATTGCCTCGCGAGGCGTGCATCCTGTCGCAGCGAGATGAACGGGCGATTGATAGCCCGCGACACCGTGACTATGTGCGCTTTAACGCAAAACCAACGGCGATGCGAGCGGCGCTCGAAGGAAGTTCGAACCGAGGCCCCCGGGCCACACCGCTCGCGTCCGCCACATGAGGAGATTCGATCCATGAGCCAGACCGTCATCCTTTCTTACGCCCGTACCCCGATGGGATCGATGCAGGGCGCGCTTTCCGGCGCCAGCGCCACCGAACTTGGTGCCACCGCGGTCAAGGCGGCGGTCGAGCGCGCCGGCGTCGACGGCGAAGCGATCGACCGTATCTACATGGGCTGCGTCCTGCCCGCAGGCCTCGGCCAGGCGCCCGCGCGACAGGCGGCCCTGACGGCGGGCCTTCCCAAGAGCGTGCAGGCAACCACCGTCAACAAAGTCTGCGGTTCGGGGATGCAGACGGTCATCCAGGCGGACGAAGCGATCCGTGCGGGCAACGCGACTACCATCGTGGCGGGCGGCATGGAGAGCATGACCAATGCGCCCTACCTGCTGAAAAAGCATCGTGGCGGCGCGCGGCTCGGCCATGATGCCGCCTACGACCATATGTTTCTCGACGGGCTCGAGGATGCCTACGAGGAAGGCCGCGCGATGGGCACTTTCGCGCAGGACACCGCGGACGATTACCAGCTGACCCGCGAAAGCATGGACGATTATTCGATCGAAAGCCTCGCCCGCGCCAATCGCGCCATCGAGGAAGGCGACTTCGACGACGAAGTCGTTGCCGTCACCATCACCGACCGCAAGGGCGAAACTGTCGTCGACAAGGACGAAGCCCCCTCGCGCGGCACTCCCGACAAAATCCCCACGCTTCGGCCCGCCTTCAAGAAGGACGGGACCATCACGGCGGCGACCTCCAGCTCGATCTCCGACGGCGCGGCCGCCGTCGTGGTTACCAGCAAGGAAGCTGCCGAGGCCGCGGGCCAGACACCCGTCGCTCATATCGTCGCCACCGCCGCCCACGCGCAGTTGCCCAAGGAATTCACCATCGCGCCGATTGGTGCGATCGAGAAGGTTCTCGACAAGGCCGGGTGGAAGGTGGACGACGTCGATCTGTGGGAAGTGAACGAGGCTTTCGCCTGCGTCGCGATGTTCGCGATGAAGGACCTCGGCATTCCGCATGACAAGATCAACGTCAACGGCGGCGGCACCGCACTCGGCCACCCCATCGGGGCGAGTGGCACGCGTATCCTCGTCACCCTGCTCGCCGCCCTGAAGAAGCGCGGCCTCAAGAAGGGCGTCGCGAGCCTTTGCATCGGTGGTGGCGAAGCCACCGCCATCGCAGTGGAGATGGCCTGAACTCCGATTCGATTAAACGCCAGAGTGCCCATCCTCCCTCCCGGCTGAGAAGGGGATGGGCACGCTGTACAAGCGCTTGAAAAAGGACCGTTTCCCTTTAGGGTCCAACCCGACGACACCAGGCCGGGGGGCCCGACGTGAAATTTTGGATCATTGCCGGGCTCGCTTGCCTCGCCGCCTGCCGGGACGATGCCGCCGAACCGCAGTCGGCCGAGCAATTGCCATCGAGCGATGAAGAGGCCGAGGCTCCCGTCACATATCCGGAGCCGGAAGTGGCCGGCCGCGCCTTTCGCATCGAGGGTATCCCGACCATCGACCGCACCGTCTTCGGAACGAAGCGCCGCTATCGCAACGAGCTGAACGGCGAGACCGTCCAGACCGGCTATTATGCCGTGACACCCGATAACCAGCTTTGCTTTCACTTCGACGATGTCGCAGGCAATCCCTGCTTCTCGCTGCACCCCGACCCCGACGAAGACGGCGCCTATATCCTGGCCCGCGTCGGGAGGCCGGCGGAGGCGCGGCTGATCGAGGATGGACCGAGCGACCTCGATGGCTGAACCCGAAACCCCTCCCCCGCCCGAGCCTCCAGAGCCGCCCGCGCACCGACGCGCGCCTCGAATGCTGCGCGGCTGGTTCGGTAAACTGCGCCGCCGCCGCTGGCTCAAGCTGTTCGCGTTCGAATTCACTGTCGTGTTGCTGGGCGTTCTCGCCGCGACGGGTCTCAACCATATCTTTTCCGAACGCGCCGCAGAGGCGCGCGCCGAAGACGCGCTGGACAGCCTGCGGGTCGAACTCGCCATGCTCGATCTGGGTGTCGAACGCCGATTGCGCACCTACCCCTGCACCATCTGGCGGCTCGAACAGATCGAGAAACGCATCAAGGACGAGCCTGCGGCGATCGAGCACCAGATGTATCATCCGCCGATGCAGGCGCTGGTCACCTTTCCGGGTTGGGGTTCGGAAACGATCGCCGAATATCGCCGCTATCTGAACGAGGAACAGATCGAGAGCATCACCAAGATCGGCGAGTTCGCCGATCAGCTCGAGAAGAATCAGGCGATCGAGGACGAGGCGTGGAACGACATCCATCGCATCTCCGAGGATCTGGGCGAGGCGACCGACGCCGATCTTTCGGAGGCGAAGGGCGGGCTGGTCACCGCCAAGCTGATCATCGTCGACATCTGGGGGATCGCGGGCTTCCTGCGCGAGGAACTCGAAACCCTCGATGTGAAGGGCGATTATTCGAGTCTCGACCAAATGCGGCAGCTGCCGTTCGTCTGCGACAAGATGCTCGGCTATTCGGTCGAGGACCAGATGGAAGAGCTTAGCGAGAGCGGCCGTCTCGTTACCGGCCAGCTTATCGAAAGCTGGTACCCCAACACGCGCGAGGGTCGCGCGGAGCAGGAAGCGGCGGCCGCGCGTTAGACATTCATGCTCGACAAGACGACTCGGACCGCCCGCCTCTACCGCATGAAGATGGACAAGCATGTCTGTCCCTTCGGTCTCCAGGCCAAGCACCTTCTCAAATCCAAGGGCTACACGGTCGAGGATCACCCCCTCACCAGCCGCGCCGAAACCGATGCGTTCAAGGCCGAACACGACGTCGACACGACGCCGCAGATCTTCATCGGCGACGAACGGATCGGAGGATACGAGGATCTGCGCCGCCATCTCGGCCTGAAGGTTCGCGATCCCGACGCCAAGACCTATCGGCCCGTCATCGCCCTGTTCGGCATGGCCGCCGCGATGGCGCTCGTCATCATGCTCGGCCTGCGCGTATCCGGCACCGACGCCGGCTTTGGCGGCTGGCTCGAACTGTTCGTCCCCATCTCGATGTGTCTGCTCGCTCTCCAGAAGCTGCAGGACGTGCGCTCCTTCGCCACCATGTTCCTGAACTACGATCTGCTGGCGCGACGCTGGGTGCCCTACGGTCGCATCTATCCGTGGCTCGAAGGATTAGCGGGCGTCCTGATGCTCGGGCAGATCCTGTTGCCGCTCGCGATCCCGGTCGCGCTGTTCATCGGCATCATCGGTGCAATCAGCGTTTTCAAGGCCGTCTACATCGACCGACGCGAGCTCAAGTGCGCTTGCGTGGGGGGCGGAAACAATGTGCCGCTCGGCTTCATCAGCCTGACGGAAAACCTGATGATGATCGGCATGGCGATCTGGATGGCACTGCGCTTCGTCTAGTTCGTTGGTAACCCGAACCGAACTGGGGAGAATAAGTGTGAACAAGCTCATCCTGATTGCAGCCGCCGCGCCGCTGTCGCTCGCCCTGTCCGCGTGCGGGGGCAATGACGTCGACGCGCCCGACAGCGAGAACGTCGATCTGACCGTCGGAGAGGACGGCGCAGTCGTCGACAACGAGGTCGCGCTCGGGAACCAGACCAACACGGTCGAGGGGACGCCCTATGCCGACACGGCCTGGGAATATACCGGCGCCGACGGCACCGTCATCACCAGCTCG from Sphingomicrobium sp. XHP0239 encodes:
- a CDS encoding c-type cytochrome; protein product: MTRAAPTLLALSACLFVAAAHAHPEHAETMANAKVLDPATPPDEVMALMQHFSQSLGVQCSYCHVGEEGAPLSTYDFASDAKPAKQQARMMLELTHMINSSEKLPGEPFASWTDMDRNRVNCATCHQGELNPPRKPAL
- a CDS encoding MauE/DoxX family redox-associated membrane protein, coding for MLDKTTRTARLYRMKMDKHVCPFGLQAKHLLKSKGYTVEDHPLTSRAETDAFKAEHDVDTTPQIFIGDERIGGYEDLRRHLGLKVRDPDAKTYRPVIALFGMAAAMALVIMLGLRVSGTDAGFGGWLELFVPISMCLLALQKLQDVRSFATMFLNYDLLARRWVPYGRIYPWLEGLAGVLMLGQILLPLAIPVALFIGIIGAISVFKAVYIDRRELKCACVGGGNNVPLGFISLTENLMMIGMAIWMALRFV
- a CDS encoding thiolase family protein, whose product is MSQTVILSYARTPMGSMQGALSGASATELGATAVKAAVERAGVDGEAIDRIYMGCVLPAGLGQAPARQAALTAGLPKSVQATTVNKVCGSGMQTVIQADEAIRAGNATTIVAGGMESMTNAPYLLKKHRGGARLGHDAAYDHMFLDGLEDAYEEGRAMGTFAQDTADDYQLTRESMDDYSIESLARANRAIEEGDFDDEVVAVTITDRKGETVVDKDEAPSRGTPDKIPTLRPAFKKDGTITAATSSSISDGAAAVVVTSKEAAEAAGQTPVAHIVATAAHAQLPKEFTIAPIGAIEKVLDKAGWKVDDVDLWEVNEAFACVAMFAMKDLGIPHDKINVNGGGTALGHPIGASGTRILVTLLAALKKRGLKKGVASLCIGGGEATAIAVEMA